One stretch of Bacteroidota bacterium DNA includes these proteins:
- a CDS encoding phospholipase D-like domain-containing protein, whose protein sequence is MKKLYTVSSIILFSMLLQSQPLDISGYKIVQTNAALTITLPAGTTIQPGGYLIVARNATKASFETFWATTLNANVVFINGTTVIGGNGFPSINGAETYELQNASSVKIEGPTIAMPAATPFNSIKRKSPIGDAALETSWTRDVVTAANPGTGMTNTKTGKIIISEFSDATSFVNEFIELYYDLEPAPSGQGIGSLQPNRWKFNQSTNLQVIIKPQTDTLKGIKIIKPQPFNWNSGAISILPANALMTNSGDTTTVTNFMLSGSDSLVISIPSVTAADTTNEFSLPIYSSSNGSTFLPIPAFPKTVIYGAPRSIKDVKRKEGNGSHTLLGKWAVVRGVVTVGNEFGGPTYLQDGTAGMALFDSSVSNNVIRGDDVVILGLVTPFNDLFEFTPSVLLEKLGEGKGIDTVVMTIAQALAQGVSEPDEARLIRINNITSVTTTGGTPATSWAASASGTNYNISDGTGALQVRIVTKTNIANTPTPTSTFDMIGVLGQFTTNYQLIPRMVDDVIVEGAGPRIVTTPPYESNITSTGMKISWLTDAPGTSLVKYGPTVSYGSDVSDTNKVTQHSVVLTGLTPATVYHVQIGSVNTAGTTLSADNIVITSSKTSTGAIRVYFNKSVNTNVAQGENATIAKFDTVLINRINAAKFSIDMAAYSLSGTIGADIATALLNARNRGVKIRVIGEKDNQGTAPWGTLKNGGVTVIDDGYDLVNAAAGLMHNKFYVFDNRDQTSDQDDWVLTGSWNATDPGTLNDAQNIIVIQDKALATAYTMEFEEMWGSNVDGPSQTASRFGARKLDNTPHKFIINGTPIEMYFSPSDKVSAHINDALKSSQSSINVAILSFTRDELAQTIASKKSAGKKTRVLMDNNTDSGNDFSFLQTSGVDVRLPGAALTGLLHHKYAIIDADNPLLQNIVVTGSHNWSTSAEIANNENTLIVQSKRIANLYYQEFKARYLEAGGTDSILVSIKREKEKSPKDFQLSQNYPNPFNPTTNISFAVKQSGFTSLTVYDIMGREVVTLISEQLAAGNYVVEWMASHLSSGIYFYQLRSGSFVSTKKMILQK, encoded by the coding sequence ATGAAAAAACTCTATACCGTTTCAAGTATTATTCTATTTTCGATGTTACTACAATCCCAACCATTGGATATTTCCGGTTATAAGATTGTTCAGACAAACGCTGCATTGACTATCACTCTGCCTGCAGGAACGACAATTCAACCTGGAGGGTACCTGATTGTAGCACGGAATGCGACAAAAGCATCATTCGAGACCTTTTGGGCAACGACATTGAATGCTAATGTTGTTTTTATCAATGGAACAACAGTTATTGGCGGGAATGGATTTCCTTCTATTAACGGAGCTGAGACATATGAATTACAAAATGCATCGTCCGTTAAAATAGAGGGACCGACAATTGCTATGCCTGCTGCAACTCCGTTTAATTCTATTAAAAGAAAAAGTCCAATCGGCGATGCAGCCTTGGAAACAAGTTGGACAAGAGATGTCGTTACAGCGGCAAATCCCGGAACGGGAATGACGAATACAAAAACAGGAAAAATCATCATCAGTGAATTTTCTGATGCAACTTCATTTGTAAACGAGTTTATTGAACTGTATTACGATTTGGAACCAGCTCCGTCAGGACAAGGAATTGGATCGTTGCAACCAAACAGGTGGAAGTTTAACCAATCGACAAATCTTCAAGTGATTATAAAACCGCAAACGGACACTTTAAAAGGGATTAAGATCATCAAGCCGCAACCATTCAACTGGAATAGCGGAGCTATCTCAATATTGCCGGCTAATGCGCTCATGACAAATTCAGGTGATACGACAACCGTTACCAATTTTATGTTGAGCGGCAGCGATAGTCTTGTCATATCAATTCCATCGGTTACTGCTGCTGATACAACAAATGAATTTTCATTACCGATTTATTCCAGTTCAAACGGTTCAACATTTTTACCGATTCCTGCATTCCCAAAAACTGTTATTTATGGAGCACCGCGTTCTATAAAAGACGTAAAAAGGAAAGAAGGAAACGGATCGCATACATTGCTCGGGAAATGGGCAGTTGTTAGGGGAGTTGTCACGGTTGGAAATGAATTTGGCGGTCCGACGTACTTACAAGATGGGACTGCGGGAATGGCATTGTTTGACTCATCTGTTTCTAACAATGTAATTAGAGGAGATGATGTTGTCATTCTCGGACTTGTCACTCCATTTAATGACCTTTTTGAATTTACACCGTCAGTCCTTCTGGAGAAATTAGGTGAGGGGAAAGGTATTGACACCGTTGTGATGACTATTGCGCAGGCACTTGCACAAGGTGTATCAGAACCGGATGAAGCACGACTTATCAGAATTAACAATATCACAAGTGTTACAACAACCGGAGGAACTCCTGCTACCAGCTGGGCTGCTTCCGCAAGCGGGACAAATTATAATATCAGCGACGGAACAGGAGCCTTACAAGTGCGAATTGTTACAAAAACAAATATTGCAAATACTCCAACTCCGACATCAACATTTGATATGATTGGCGTGCTCGGTCAATTTACCACCAACTATCAACTTATTCCTCGTATGGTGGATGATGTTATTGTAGAAGGTGCCGGACCGAGAATTGTTACAACTCCACCATACGAATCAAACATCACTTCAACGGGTATGAAGATTTCCTGGTTAACAGATGCACCGGGAACTTCCCTTGTGAAGTACGGACCAACCGTTTCGTATGGTTCAGACGTTAGTGATACAAATAAAGTGACGCAGCATAGTGTTGTACTGACCGGTTTAACTCCTGCAACAGTGTATCATGTGCAAATTGGCTCAGTTAATACAGCGGGCACAACATTGTCAGCTGACAATATTGTGATCACTTCATCAAAAACATCAACCGGAGCTATCAGAGTTTATTTTAACAAGTCTGTCAATACAAATGTTGCTCAAGGAGAGAATGCAACAATTGCAAAATTCGATACGGTGCTGATCAATCGGATTAATGCGGCAAAATTCTCTATTGATATGGCAGCATACAGTTTGAGCGGAACGATAGGTGCTGATATTGCAACAGCACTTCTCAATGCACGCAATCGCGGTGTGAAGATCCGAGTAATCGGTGAAAAAGATAATCAAGGTACAGCACCGTGGGGAACTTTGAAAAATGGTGGAGTAACAGTGATTGACGATGGCTATGACCTAGTGAATGCCGCAGCAGGATTGATGCACAATAAATTTTATGTGTTTGATAACCGTGATCAGACGTCAGACCAAGATGATTGGGTGTTGACCGGATCGTGGAATGCGACAGATCCGGGAACATTGAATGATGCCCAAAATATCATCGTCATTCAGGATAAAGCGCTGGCCACGGCATACACAATGGAATTTGAAGAAATGTGGGGATCAAATGTTGATGGTCCTAGTCAAACTGCCTCACGATTTGGCGCTCGAAAACTGGATAATACTCCACATAAATTTATTATTAATGGAACACCAATTGAAATGTATTTCAGTCCAAGTGATAAAGTCTCTGCTCACATTAATGACGCTTTAAAATCTTCACAATCTTCCATTAATGTTGCGATACTTTCGTTTACAAGAGACGAACTTGCGCAAACGATCGCATCCAAAAAATCAGCCGGTAAAAAAACGCGTGTGCTGATGGATAATAATACTGACAGTGGAAATGATTTTTCTTTTTTACAAACAAGCGGTGTCGATGTGCGTTTACCCGGAGCGGCGTTGACCGGTCTTTTACATCATAAATATGCAATCATCGATGCTGACAATCCGTTGCTGCAGAATATTGTTGTAACAGGATCTCATAATTGGAGTACCTCGGCTGAAATTGCAAACAACGAAAATACACTTATTGTCCAAAGCAAGAGGATTGCAAACTTGTATTATCAAGAGTTCAAAGCGAGATATCTTGAAGCAGGAGGAACAGATTCCATACTTGTCTCTATAAAACGGGAAAAGGAAAAATCACCGAAAGATTTTCAACTCTCACAGAACTATCCAAATCCTTTTAATCCCACAACAAATATCTCGTTTGCTGTAAAACAATCCGGATTTACCTCATTAACAGTCTATGATATTATGGGCAGAGAAGTGGTGACTTTGATCAGTGAACAACTTGCTGCTGGAAATTATGTTGTTGAATGGATGGCATCGCATCTCTCAAGCGGAATTTATTTTTATCAGTTACGCTCAGGGAGTTTCGTCTCAACGAAAAAGATGATCCTGCAAAAATAA
- a CDS encoding EamA family transporter yields the protein MKHLKGYIAISLAAILWGVAASVAKSFFNKAYEPLILVQMRVTLSFAVLFLFFLSTNRSLLKFKLKDIPHFLIVGILGVAGSNYFYYAAIKESNVSTSILVQYTAPIMVMMYTILFQKEKLTVPKISALVFSIVGIVLAIGAYNPEIIQGTQKGIVFALLAAVSFSIFNISGKSLTEKYSIWTGLIYLLGAATLFWSCINTPIDILDAHYTVEDWKVFGLIALISILIPYSLYYYGLKHIQSSKAIIISTLEPVVAIVSEWLFLSGRMGIIQIIGAFCVITAIVILQQDSKKGEPIIVSE from the coding sequence ATGAAGCACCTGAAAGGGTACATCGCAATCTCTCTTGCAGCAATTTTGTGGGGAGTTGCGGCCTCTGTTGCAAAATCGTTTTTTAATAAAGCGTATGAACCGTTGATTCTTGTTCAAATGCGTGTCACGCTATCGTTCGCAGTGTTGTTTTTATTTTTTCTCTCCACTAATCGTTCGCTCCTCAAATTTAAGCTGAAAGATATTCCGCATTTTCTGATCGTTGGTATTCTTGGTGTTGCAGGATCAAATTATTTTTATTACGCGGCGATCAAAGAATCAAATGTCTCTACCTCTATTCTCGTTCAGTATACTGCGCCGATCATGGTGATGATGTACACTATCTTATTTCAAAAAGAAAAACTCACAGTACCAAAAATATCAGCTCTTGTTTTCTCCATAGTCGGGATTGTTCTTGCCATCGGAGCTTACAATCCAGAGATCATTCAAGGGACACAAAAAGGTATCGTCTTTGCTCTGCTTGCCGCGGTCTCGTTCTCAATTTTTAATATCAGCGGAAAATCACTCACAGAAAAATATTCCATCTGGACTGGATTGATTTATCTCCTTGGCGCTGCTACGTTGTTCTGGAGTTGCATCAATACTCCGATTGATATTCTCGATGCACATTATACTGTGGAAGATTGGAAAGTCTTTGGATTGATTGCTTTGATCTCTATCTTGATCCCATACTCTCTGTATTATTACGGTTTGAAACATATTCAATCCAGTAAGGCGATCATCATTAGCACACTTGAACCAGTGGTGGCGATTGTATCGGAATGGTTATTTTTGAGCGGGAGAATGGGAATTATTCAAATTATTGGAGCATTCTGTGTGATCACTGCAATTGTTATTTTGCAGCAAGATTCCAAAAAAGGTGAACCGATTATTGTCAGTGAATAA
- a CDS encoding RNA methyltransferase, which produces MKLDRRKNKIYKVLEQRQPDLTIVMENIHDPHNVSAMLRSADAVGIHEVNLIYTSAKYPKIGSKSSSSANKWISRKRYPSIQECYSQLKKDGFQILATRLDEQSKQLYEFDLTKPTAFVFGNEHAGVTDEAAHQADATVYIPMMGMIQSLNVSVACAVTIYEALRQRMQKGYYTNPRFEGKTLEQLKEEWLKK; this is translated from the coding sequence ATGAAACTTGATCGCCGAAAAAATAAAATCTATAAAGTGCTGGAACAACGACAACCCGATCTTACCATTGTCATGGAAAATATTCACGATCCGCATAATGTAAGTGCAATGCTTCGGTCTGCCGATGCAGTCGGGATTCACGAAGTGAATTTAATTTATACTTCGGCAAAATATCCAAAGATTGGAAGTAAAAGTTCATCCAGTGCCAACAAATGGATCTCCCGAAAACGATATCCTTCCATACAAGAATGTTATTCACAATTAAAAAAAGATGGATTCCAAATTCTTGCTACGCGATTAGACGAACAATCGAAACAATTGTACGAGTTTGACCTTACCAAACCGACTGCATTTGTATTTGGAAATGAACATGCCGGTGTGACTGATGAAGCCGCCCACCAAGCAGATGCTACCGTCTATATTCCGATGATGGGAATGATTCAAAGTTTAAATGTGTCAGTAGCTTGCGCCGTGACTATCTATGAAGCGTTGCGTCAGCGAATGCAAAAGGGATATTACACTAATCCAAGATTTGAAGGGAAAACATTAGAACAGCTCAAAGAAGAATGGTTGAAAAAGTGA
- a CDS encoding transposase has translation MKYENEKYYHVYNRGANRQNIFLKNENYEYCINLLLKYSPQYHVSIFAYCLMPNYYHLLLRQNGNGSIGRFIQTVFNSYTQAFNKITSHSGT, from the coding sequence ATGAAATATGAGAATGAGAAATATTACCATGTCTATAACCGTGGTGCGAACAGACAAAATATATTTCTGAAAAATGAAAACTATGAATATTGCATTAATCTATTGTTGAAATATTCGCCGCAATATCATGTCTCAATTTTTGCTTATTGTCTTATGCCAAACTATTACCATTTATTACTTCGTCAAAATGGTAATGGTTCAATAGGGAGATTTATTCAAACAGTTTTTAATTCTTACACCCAAGCGTTCAATAAAATTACTTCTCATAGCGGCACATAA
- a CDS encoding serine hydrolase translates to MRSFLFFFLVTQFLFAQEDLLHQKFFNKVKMIADQSEAIVGVAIKDLKTGEQILINEKEIFPTASSIKIFILTEVYRQASEGKFKLTDIRPLPPSARVAGSGVLSMLGDKSVSMSIRDYCVLMMNLSDNTATNFLIDLVGMKNVNDVAQKNGSSSTKLQRIMMDVQSAKEGRENISSPNDFLIILEKMYRGEIVSKQACDDMLSIMKLEKEGPLKSGLPSSVLIADKAGDIEGVKCDVGIVFLEGNPYIICVMTKMLLNDKDGGTIITTISKEAYGYIERKANSNQYGRRIPK, encoded by the coding sequence ATGCGTTCCTTCCTCTTTTTCTTTCTTGTCACTCAATTCCTATTTGCACAGGAAGATCTTCTTCACCAGAAATTTTTCAATAAGGTCAAAATGATCGCCGATCAATCTGAAGCAATTGTCGGTGTGGCCATAAAGGATCTTAAAACCGGCGAACAAATTTTGATTAACGAAAAAGAGATTTTCCCTACTGCCAGTTCAATCAAAATATTTATCCTTACCGAAGTGTATCGCCAGGCATCCGAAGGGAAATTCAAACTGACCGACATCAGACCACTTCCCCCATCTGCTCGTGTTGCCGGCAGCGGAGTCCTTTCCATGCTGGGAGATAAATCTGTCTCAATGTCAATCCGAGATTATTGTGTGTTGATGATGAATCTAAGCGACAATACCGCAACTAATTTTTTGATTGACCTTGTTGGTATGAAAAATGTTAATGATGTTGCACAAAAGAATGGCAGTTCTTCCACAAAACTCCAGCGCATCATGATGGATGTTCAATCCGCAAAAGAAGGACGGGAGAATATCAGCTCGCCAAACGATTTTTTGATCATTCTGGAAAAGATGTACCGTGGCGAAATCGTTTCAAAACAAGCTTGCGACGATATGCTTTCGATTATGAAACTAGAAAAAGAGGGACCTCTAAAAAGCGGTTTGCCTTCTTCAGTCCTTATCGCCGACAAAGCGGGCGACATTGAAGGTGTTAAATGTGATGTAGGAATTGTGTTTTTGGAAGGAAATCCTTACATCATTTGTGTTATGACAAAAATGTTATTGAATGATAAAGATGGCGGAACAATAATTACAACCATTTCAAAAGAAGCGTACGGTTATATCGAGCGGAAAGCCAATTCCAACCAATATGGACGTCGTATTCCAAAATAA
- a CDS encoding T9SS type A sorting domain-containing protein produces the protein MKRLFSLLFLFPFFVAAQKVNVTFLVNTATVPDTIRSAAFVQIRGDKSPLTQDSTSPVICMRIAGDYWKATVQFTPQDTIEYKFFVNGGRNKFFGLEGSPSRTLIVGMKDTTLPLQYVFGSVQDTNQYWRPYTETDSIEVLFRVNMQEREDFNPATEKLGLRGGTPPLNWANSIFLERENQHINPTSREYNGGHFWSTVVRFPRTVSDSIIHYLFVRHNSSDLAANNPAQWEDISNSQCEDEGDRSNRTFRYKTSMSDTTLAYKYWSNRYCPKPYPLDTFIVHFRIDLSTAIKNYMYAQGDSILVSSGHSGSANKIKKSLLIKMGQSNQYETTDTIFVLMGAPSRSILYRYVQSKNGNEIFEQYYNFSLFESTSDITVRKLRSLTYQLNNDHKQFISILDTAKSSSESRRQPVWFIGKNIQQNMLLTVTCNLQPAYYQLSTRKDTLFSSLVSAKYFNITQADSVYLYGVSINGVGFDTKGWLPWGDALYNDTSRTMYDDGTHGDKFINDRIYTRQFMLFADSLKTSKNIIEYKFGIRGYDNEAGKYGYMINHFMMTPIDINNFTKEVEFGSQYPTLYSQWCYDCLIESVEKENIAPQYFMLLQNYPNPFNPKTTITFTISGTQSIPVQKHNAQLYIFDLLGRKIATLVDNHLDPGTYKVTWDAKNVPSGLYFYRLQSGIFSETKRMLLVK, from the coding sequence ATGAAAAGACTATTTTCTTTACTTTTCCTTTTTCCATTCTTTGTTGCAGCCCAGAAAGTTAATGTAACATTTTTGGTAAACACTGCCACTGTTCCCGATACCATCCGCAGCGCAGCATTTGTTCAAATTCGAGGTGATAAATCGCCATTAACGCAGGACTCCACTTCTCCGGTAATCTGTATGAGAATCGCTGGAGATTATTGGAAAGCGACAGTACAATTTACTCCACAGGATACTATTGAATATAAATTTTTCGTTAATGGCGGAAGAAATAAATTTTTCGGATTGGAAGGTTCACCATCAAGAACATTGATCGTTGGGATGAAGGATACTACGCTTCCGTTACAATATGTCTTTGGATCAGTTCAAGATACAAATCAATATTGGAGACCGTACACTGAGACCGACTCCATTGAGGTTCTCTTCAGAGTAAATATGCAAGAAAGAGAAGATTTCAATCCTGCTACGGAGAAACTTGGACTTCGCGGCGGAACTCCCCCTCTCAATTGGGCAAATTCCATATTTTTAGAGAGAGAGAATCAACACATAAATCCAACAAGCAGAGAATATAACGGCGGACATTTTTGGAGCACTGTTGTACGATTTCCAAGAACTGTCTCAGATTCTATCATACATTACTTATTTGTGCGACACAATAGCTCCGATTTGGCGGCAAATAATCCCGCTCAATGGGAAGATATTTCCAATTCTCAATGTGAAGATGAAGGAGACCGATCGAATAGAACGTTTCGGTACAAAACTTCTATGAGTGATACTACCCTTGCATATAAATATTGGTCAAATCGTTATTGTCCAAAACCTTATCCTCTTGATACATTTATTGTCCATTTTCGAATCGATTTGTCAACTGCAATAAAAAATTATATGTACGCGCAAGGCGATTCAATTCTTGTTTCAAGCGGGCATTCGGGATCTGCAAATAAAATTAAAAAATCATTACTGATCAAAATGGGTCAATCAAATCAGTATGAAACAACTGATACAATTTTTGTTCTCATGGGTGCGCCTTCGCGTAGTATTTTATATCGTTATGTTCAATCAAAAAATGGAAATGAAATTTTTGAACAATACTATAACTTTTCTCTTTTCGAAAGCACTTCTGATATTACAGTAAGAAAATTACGCTCGCTCACGTATCAATTAAATAACGATCACAAACAGTTCATTTCAATTCTCGATACTGCAAAAAGTTCTTCTGAAAGCCGGCGCCAGCCAGTTTGGTTTATTGGAAAAAATATTCAACAGAATATGCTGTTGACTGTAACATGTAATTTGCAACCGGCATATTACCAACTCTCTACCAGAAAGGATACGCTATTTTCATCCTTGGTATCTGCTAAATATTTCAACATTACACAGGCGGACAGTGTTTATCTCTATGGAGTTTCTATCAATGGAGTTGGATTTGACACAAAAGGATGGCTCCCGTGGGGTGATGCTCTCTATAATGATACATCCAGAACCATGTATGACGATGGAACTCATGGTGATAAATTTATTAACGATAGAATTTATACTCGGCAGTTCATGTTATTCGCAGATTCGTTAAAAACTTCAAAAAATATCATTGAATATAAATTTGGAATTCGAGGATATGACAATGAAGCCGGCAAATATGGGTATATGATTAATCACTTTATGATGACGCCGATTGATATAAATAATTTTACAAAGGAGGTTGAATTTGGTAGCCAATATCCCACTTTGTATTCACAATGGTGTTATGATTGTTTAATTGAGAGTGTAGAAAAAGAAAATATCGCTCCACAGTATTTCATGCTTCTACAAAATTATCCCAATCCATTCAATCCCAAAACGACTATTACTTTTACAATTTCAGGAACTCAGTCTATTCCAGTACAAAAACATAATGCTCAACTGTATATATTTGACCTTCTTGGCCGTAAAATTGCGACGCTCGTCGACAATCACCTCGATCCTGGAACATACAAAGTTACTTGGGATGCGAAGAATGTTCCGAGCGGTTTGTATTTCTATCGATTGCAATCAGGAATTTTTTCCGAAACAAAACGGATGCTGTTAGTGAAGTAA